In Euphorbia lathyris chromosome 10, ddEupLath1.1, whole genome shotgun sequence, a single genomic region encodes these proteins:
- the LOC136209781 gene encoding large ribosomal subunit protein mL43 codes for MASRGVWQLQKLIVSYCDWGGSSRGIRAFVESQLPVFKEKNPQLEVIAELNRGQHPVLKGFYKNKNERVVCVRNLSEDEVLACATRLRNSLGRKVVKLRTRHVTQHPSVQGTWSTAVRF; via the exons ATGGCTTCGAGAGGAGTGTGGCAACTACAAAAACTGATTGTTAGCTATTGTGACTGGGGCGGAAGTAGTAGGGGCATCAG GGCATTTGTGGAATCGCAACTGCCAGTATTCAAAGAGAAAAATCCACAGTTAGAGGTGATTGCTGAACTGAATCGTGGACAGCATCCAGTTTTGAAGGGTTTCTATA AGAACAAAAACGAGCGGGTTGTTTGTGTGAGAAACCTGAGTGAAGATGAGGTACTTGCGTGTGCTACTAGGCTAAGGAATTCCTTGGGAAGAAAGGTGGTAAAATTAAGGACAAGACATGTGACTCAGCATCCAAGCGTGCAGGGTACGTGGAGCACCGCTGTGAGATTTTAA